A window of Eikenella corrodens contains these coding sequences:
- the hslO gene encoding Hsp33 family molecular chaperone HslO has protein sequence MTTQSANLRTRFIFDDQPVRGLHVQLQSVWQHIVQRKPYPAAIRSALGELLAAGVLLSSNLKLPGKLILQIQGQGDLKMLVAETDSNHSCRATARWNEQANLDDGRSLIDLLGENAVFGITLQPNEGEPWQGIVPLEGSSIAEMLSAYMRRSEQLDTHISLAASEHAAGGLLLQRLPEQQIDADAWMHYTTLADTVTPQELIGLDAQHLLYRLFHETPPRVFEPEQIEFACTCSRGKVSDMLLLLGRQEVGNIVAEQGSIAVDCDFCGEKYVFDDTDVQALFGMEIEAMTGQQLQ, from the coding sequence ATGACCACCCAATCCGCCAACCTGCGCACCCGCTTTATTTTCGACGACCAGCCCGTGCGCGGCCTGCATGTGCAGCTGCAAAGCGTGTGGCAGCACATCGTACAGCGCAAACCCTACCCCGCCGCCATCCGCAGCGCACTGGGCGAGCTGCTGGCCGCCGGCGTCCTGCTTTCCAGCAATCTCAAGCTGCCCGGCAAGCTCATCTTGCAAATCCAAGGGCAGGGCGACCTCAAAATGCTCGTGGCCGAAACCGATTCCAACCACAGCTGTCGCGCCACCGCCCGCTGGAACGAACAAGCCAACTTAGACGACGGCCGCAGCCTGATTGATCTGCTCGGCGAAAACGCCGTATTCGGCATCACCCTCCAGCCCAACGAAGGCGAACCCTGGCAAGGAATCGTACCGCTCGAAGGCAGCAGCATTGCTGAAATGCTCAGCGCCTATATGCGCCGCTCCGAGCAGCTCGACACCCACATCAGTCTCGCCGCTTCCGAACACGCCGCCGGCGGCCTGCTGCTGCAAAGGCTGCCCGAACAGCAAATCGACGCCGACGCTTGGATGCACTACACCACCCTGGCCGACACCGTTACCCCGCAGGAATTGATCGGGCTCGACGCCCAACACCTGCTCTACCGCCTGTTCCACGAAACCCCGCCGCGCGTGTTCGAGCCCGAACAAATCGAATTCGCCTGCACCTGCTCGCGCGGCAAAGTGAGCGATATGCTGCTGCTTTTGGGCAGGCAGGAAGTGGGCAACATCGTGGCCGAACAAGGCAGTATTGCTGTCGATTGCGACTTCTGCGGCGAAAAATACGTGTTTGACGACACCGACGTGCAAGCCCTGTTCGGCATGGAAATCGAAGCCATGACCGGGCAGCAGCTGCAATAA